A single window of Pseudarthrobacter defluvii DNA harbors:
- a CDS encoding aldo/keto reductase, with amino-acid sequence MTLSPTLTFNDGNTIPQLGYGVWQVEDDVAEKVVRQAFEAGFRHIDTAKIYGNEAGVGRAIASSGLSPEQIFITTKLWNADQGYESTLVAFEESMDRLGLETLDLYLIHWMQPKQDKYVDTWKALIELQKRGRVKSIGVSNFTVEGLQRIIDETGVVPAIHQIELHPYFNQRELREFGASKGILTQAWSPLGQGGELLNDPAIASIAAKHQATPAQVVIAWHLAIGNVVIPKSVTESRIKENFAALEVSLDAEDVEAINNLDRTASGEGRIGADPAVSDFA; translated from the coding sequence ATGACTCTTTCACCTACCTTGACTTTCAACGACGGAAACACGATTCCCCAGCTTGGCTACGGCGTATGGCAGGTTGAGGACGACGTGGCCGAAAAGGTTGTCCGCCAGGCGTTCGAAGCCGGCTTCCGCCACATCGACACGGCAAAGATCTATGGCAACGAGGCCGGCGTGGGCCGCGCCATCGCCAGCTCCGGCCTGTCGCCGGAGCAGATCTTCATCACCACCAAGCTGTGGAACGCGGACCAGGGGTACGAGTCCACCCTCGTCGCCTTCGAGGAATCCATGGACCGGCTCGGCCTCGAAACGCTGGACCTCTACCTCATCCACTGGATGCAGCCCAAGCAGGACAAGTACGTTGACACCTGGAAGGCCCTGATCGAACTCCAGAAGCGCGGCCGGGTCAAGTCCATCGGCGTCTCCAACTTCACCGTTGAAGGCCTTCAGCGGATCATCGACGAAACGGGCGTCGTTCCGGCCATCCACCAGATCGAACTGCACCCGTACTTCAACCAGCGTGAACTGCGTGAGTTCGGAGCCTCCAAGGGCATCCTGACCCAGGCATGGTCGCCGCTGGGCCAGGGTGGCGAGCTGCTGAACGACCCCGCCATCGCGTCCATCGCTGCCAAGCACCAGGCCACCCCCGCCCAGGTGGTCATCGCCTGGCACCTTGCCATTGGCAACGTGGTCATCCCCAAGTCCGTGACCGAGTCGCGCATCAAGGAGAACTTCGCAGCACTGGAGGTCTCACTGGACGCCGAGGATGTTGAAGCCATCAACAACCTGGACCGCACCGCCAGCGGCGAAGGCCGCATCGGCGCCGATCCCGCGGTCTCCGACTTCGCCTAA
- a CDS encoding bacterial proteasome activator family protein, protein MSDPNDTQAPEDLPVEGTPVDDTQDPVQVPSAVDGKPRGSSLQDLVDEPAKVMRIGTMIRQLLEEVKSAPLDDAARGRLAAIHARSIKELEDGLAPELVAELDRINLPFSNEATPSDAELRIAQAQLVGWLEGLFHGIQTAIAAQNAAREHAAAQMQLRQLPPGTMIAPGVVIGENGEPQRAPAGAHPGAPSRPGPREDPDHGPGQYL, encoded by the coding sequence ATGAGCGATCCCAATGACACTCAGGCACCTGAGGACCTCCCGGTAGAAGGCACTCCCGTTGACGACACCCAGGACCCGGTACAGGTTCCGTCCGCCGTGGACGGCAAGCCCCGGGGCAGCAGCCTGCAGGACCTCGTGGACGAGCCGGCCAAGGTGATGCGGATCGGCACCATGATCCGGCAACTGCTTGAAGAGGTGAAGTCCGCGCCGCTGGACGACGCTGCGAGGGGCAGGCTGGCGGCCATCCATGCGCGCTCCATCAAGGAGCTGGAGGACGGGCTTGCGCCCGAGCTCGTGGCGGAACTGGACAGGATCAACCTGCCGTTCTCCAATGAGGCCACCCCTTCCGATGCCGAGCTCCGGATCGCCCAGGCCCAGCTGGTGGGCTGGCTGGAGGGCCTGTTCCACGGGATCCAGACCGCCATCGCAGCCCAGAACGCAGCCCGGGAACACGCCGCCGCGCAGATGCAGCTGCGCCAGCTGCCGCCCGGCACCATGATCGCGCCCGGCGTCGTGATTGGTGAGAACGGTGAGCCGCAAAGGGCTCCGGCCGGGGCCCACCCCGGTGCGCCGTCGCGGCCCGGCCCGCGTGAAGATCCGGACCACGGTCCGGGTCAGTACCTCTAA
- a CDS encoding YbdD/YjiX family protein, with translation MSTGITLVASGFRGFARYLGGVMGADAYAKYLEHHRAAGHQEAPLTEREFWRDRTDRQDSNPQGRCC, from the coding sequence ATGAGCACCGGCATCACCCTGGTTGCCAGCGGGTTCCGCGGCTTCGCCCGCTACCTGGGCGGCGTCATGGGCGCCGATGCCTACGCCAAGTACCTGGAACACCACCGGGCGGCCGGGCACCAGGAAGCACCCCTGACCGAACGCGAATTCTGGCGGGACCGGACGGACCGCCAGGACAGCAATCCGCAGGGCAGGTGCTGCTGA
- a CDS encoding carbon starvation CstA family protein — translation MAGVPDQRKNGSRAVGGLATDPDLPPPAVDEARLEAEDRKWTPAKIALWATIALLGGVAWFMLAIVRGETVNAIWFVFASVCTYLIGYRFYSKVIERYITKPDDRRATPAEYKADGKDYVRTDRNVLFGHHFAAIAGAGPLVGPVIAAQMGYLPGTIWIIIGVVLAGAVQDYLVLFFSMRRGGRSLGQMAREELGIIGGTAALIATLLIMVIIVAILALVVVNALGESPWGVFSVGMTIPIALFMGVYLRYLRPGKVMEVSIIGFVLLMAAIIGGGAVAGTEWGAAFFHLDKVTIAWGLIIYGFIAAILPVWLLLAPRDYLSTFMKIGVIVMLALAIIVVRPEITVPAFSEFASRENGPVFSGALFPFLFVTIACGALSGFHALISSGTTPKLIEKERQTRFIGYGGMLMESFVAIMALVAAISIDRGIYFAMNAPTALTGGTVETAAQWVNSLGLAGVNITPDLLAQTAQDVGEQSIVSRSGGAPTLAVGLAHIMQQFIGGTAMMAFWYHFAIMFEALFILTAVDAGTRVARFMLQDSIGNFVPKFKEASWRPGAWLCTAVMVLAWGAVLLMGVTDPLGGINTLFPLFGIANQLLAAIALAVCLAIVAKRGTFKYLWIVALPLAFAAVVTITASYQKIFSSTPAVGYFANNAAFSKALADGKKEFGTAKSVAAMEAVVRNTAIQGWLSVIFVVLSIIVIVTAVLATVKAFRDRSAGVATADNEDPAVPSRVFAPAGLVPTTAERELAAEWQKVPAEARLERAGH, via the coding sequence ATGGCCGGAGTGCCTGACCAGCGGAAGAACGGATCCCGGGCGGTGGGCGGACTGGCCACAGACCCGGATCTTCCCCCGCCCGCCGTCGATGAGGCACGGCTCGAGGCCGAGGACCGGAAATGGACTCCGGCGAAGATCGCGCTCTGGGCCACGATAGCTTTGCTGGGCGGCGTGGCCTGGTTCATGTTGGCGATCGTGCGCGGTGAGACCGTCAACGCCATCTGGTTCGTCTTCGCTTCTGTGTGCACCTACCTGATCGGGTACCGCTTCTACTCCAAGGTGATCGAACGCTACATCACCAAGCCTGATGACCGCCGTGCCACCCCTGCCGAGTACAAGGCTGACGGCAAGGACTACGTCCGTACTGACCGGAACGTGCTGTTCGGCCACCACTTCGCCGCCATCGCCGGCGCCGGCCCACTGGTGGGACCGGTCATCGCGGCCCAGATGGGCTACCTTCCCGGCACCATCTGGATCATCATCGGGGTGGTCCTCGCGGGAGCCGTGCAGGACTACCTGGTGCTCTTCTTCTCGATGCGCCGCGGCGGCCGTTCCCTCGGCCAGATGGCGCGCGAGGAACTCGGCATCATCGGCGGCACGGCCGCCCTCATCGCCACCCTGCTCATCATGGTGATCATCGTGGCCATCCTGGCGCTCGTCGTCGTCAACGCTTTGGGCGAAAGCCCGTGGGGCGTGTTCTCCGTGGGCATGACCATCCCCATCGCCCTCTTCATGGGCGTCTACCTCCGCTACCTGCGCCCGGGCAAGGTCATGGAAGTCTCCATCATTGGCTTCGTCCTGCTGATGGCTGCCATCATCGGCGGCGGTGCCGTGGCCGGCACCGAATGGGGCGCGGCGTTCTTCCACCTGGACAAGGTGACCATCGCCTGGGGCCTGATCATCTACGGCTTCATCGCCGCGATCCTGCCGGTGTGGCTGCTCCTGGCCCCCCGCGACTACCTCTCCACCTTCATGAAGATCGGCGTAATCGTCATGCTGGCGCTGGCCATCATCGTGGTCCGCCCCGAAATCACCGTCCCGGCCTTCAGCGAGTTCGCCTCCCGCGAGAACGGACCTGTGTTCTCCGGTGCCCTGTTCCCCTTCCTGTTCGTCACCATCGCCTGCGGTGCGCTCTCGGGCTTCCACGCGCTGATCTCCTCGGGCACCACACCCAAGTTGATCGAGAAGGAACGCCAGACCCGCTTCATCGGCTACGGCGGAATGCTGATGGAATCCTTCGTCGCCATCATGGCCCTGGTGGCGGCCATTTCGATTGACCGCGGCATCTACTTTGCGATGAATGCCCCCACCGCCCTGACAGGCGGCACGGTGGAGACAGCCGCGCAGTGGGTCAACAGCCTCGGCCTGGCCGGAGTCAACATCACGCCGGACCTCCTGGCGCAGACCGCCCAAGACGTCGGGGAGCAGAGCATTGTGTCCCGCTCCGGTGGTGCTCCGACCCTGGCGGTCGGCCTGGCGCACATCATGCAGCAGTTCATCGGCGGGACAGCCATGATGGCGTTTTGGTACCACTTCGCAATTATGTTCGAGGCCCTTTTCATCCTCACCGCGGTGGACGCCGGCACCCGCGTTGCCCGCTTCATGCTGCAGGACTCCATTGGCAACTTCGTCCCCAAGTTCAAGGAAGCCTCCTGGCGGCCGGGCGCCTGGCTCTGCACTGCCGTCATGGTGCTTGCCTGGGGTGCGGTGCTGCTGATGGGCGTCACCGATCCGCTGGGCGGCATCAACACCCTGTTCCCGCTGTTCGGCATCGCCAACCAGCTGCTGGCCGCCATTGCGCTGGCCGTGTGCCTGGCCATCGTCGCCAAGCGCGGAACCTTCAAGTACCTCTGGATCGTGGCCCTGCCGCTGGCCTTCGCCGCGGTGGTCACCATTACGGCGAGCTACCAGAAGATATTCTCCTCCACTCCTGCCGTGGGGTACTTCGCCAACAACGCTGCCTTCAGCAAGGCCCTGGCCGACGGCAAGAAGGAGTTTGGCACAGCGAAATCAGTCGCTGCCATGGAAGCCGTGGTCCGAAACACCGCCATCCAGGGTTGGCTGTCCGTGATCTTCGTGGTGCTCAGCATCATCGTAATTGTGACGGCGGTGCTCGCCACGGTCAAGGCGTTCCGTGACCGGTCGGCTGGGGTGGCCACCGCCGACAACGAGGACCCGGCTGTTCCGTCGCGCGTCTTCGCGCCGGCCGGGCTGGTCCCGACAACCGCCGAACGTGAGCTGGCCGCCGAGTGGCAGAAAGTGCCCGCCGAGGCCCGCCTTGAACGGGCAGGGCACTGA
- a CDS encoding FtsX-like permease family protein: MQLDLAPAPQGRRSGRRVALRLARRDIARHKGRSLLIVLLIMLPVAGMTGAATLYQSSQRTPGEIVRYELGNTQARFSVLPVPSADSLQDPLNDGVIASSSGRFDPDFQRTDPREVIPAGYDVLPQRQLQLTTGVGEALVSLQGREVDALNPAFAGKFTLLDGRAPRDGTEVLVSPGLMKRFHLAFGDPLATSAGTFVPVGTIRDAAASDGNSFLYLRAGQVPADFARGPLSRQSVTYYLVGPGPVTWQQVKEANSKGVGVLSRSVVLDPPSVDQRTVPGAQLHDNTPLLVTVYATFGLVGALALMEVGLLAGAAFAVGAKRQVRELALLASSGADTSTIGAVVTAGGLWLGSLAVALGAAAGLGAAAVVHVVRSTGSARLAGLHPDLLLTAMAMAMGLGACVLAALVPARQVSRQAVLGALKSGRAPAPTGRRTTVAGVVALALAAGLLAAGWLLSGSTNDPDQRAEQLPVVVTLLIAGAVTAVAGLVMLTGWLIVRLTSRTHWLSLSLRMAARDSARNRGRSVPAVAAVLAAATLASAALVLSASQQAGLRDSHYWGALENQAYLPLTGDQPLAADGSMRPPVDIDAGVLSAAVADALGTVEWTHPLTAPAGLRNCPEGPADPGLPALTDTSNCLVFSLARPQANECPTTPKGRVVDPADWRCRGSMVNEQPSGRAILVGGADDILAALGRDPSAESLAVLDAGGMVVTNPVFVDDGTVLLEGKDVRRQGAGPAGPGTMPSTVRSASLAAAVLEPVVPVPYFGVVSPATAARLELHAEPAGLLVQLAKYPSEAEADAASAAIAAVYRQPGMDFRAEQGISQGSQWMTWSIVAAAALITFSAAGITTGLSLADARTDHATLAGVGASPRLRRALAGSQALFTSGVGAVLGALAGMVPALLLVLSTDMRTAVEIPWLHLLALVMAVPVTGAVLAWTFTPSGLPLSRRSLA, translated from the coding sequence ATGCAGCTTGACCTCGCTCCCGCCCCGCAGGGCCGCCGGAGCGGCCGCCGGGTTGCCTTGCGGCTGGCCCGCCGCGACATCGCCCGCCACAAGGGGCGCTCGCTCCTGATCGTCCTGCTGATCATGCTGCCCGTGGCCGGCATGACCGGCGCCGCCACCCTCTACCAGAGCTCCCAGCGCACGCCCGGCGAAATTGTCCGGTACGAACTGGGCAACACCCAAGCAAGGTTCAGTGTCCTGCCGGTTCCCAGCGCGGACTCCCTGCAGGACCCACTCAATGACGGCGTCATCGCTTCCAGCTCCGGCCGATTCGACCCGGATTTCCAGCGGACCGACCCCCGGGAGGTGATCCCGGCAGGCTACGACGTCCTGCCGCAGCGCCAGCTGCAGCTGACCACGGGTGTGGGCGAGGCCCTCGTTTCATTGCAGGGCCGCGAGGTGGACGCCCTCAACCCGGCCTTCGCCGGCAAATTCACGCTTCTCGACGGGCGGGCGCCGCGCGACGGGACAGAGGTGCTGGTGTCGCCCGGGCTGATGAAGCGGTTCCACCTGGCGTTCGGCGACCCACTGGCGACGTCGGCAGGAACTTTCGTGCCCGTCGGCACCATTCGCGATGCCGCGGCCTCGGACGGCAACAGCTTCCTCTACCTGCGGGCAGGCCAGGTCCCCGCCGACTTTGCCCGGGGACCGCTGAGCCGCCAGTCCGTAACTTACTACCTGGTGGGCCCCGGACCGGTCACCTGGCAGCAGGTCAAAGAGGCCAACAGCAAAGGCGTTGGCGTGCTCTCCCGCAGTGTGGTGCTGGACCCGCCGTCCGTCGACCAGCGCACAGTTCCAGGTGCGCAGCTGCACGACAACACCCCTTTGCTGGTGACCGTCTATGCCACTTTCGGCCTGGTCGGTGCGCTCGCACTGATGGAGGTGGGTCTGCTTGCCGGTGCCGCCTTCGCCGTCGGCGCCAAGCGCCAGGTACGTGAGCTGGCACTGCTGGCATCCTCGGGAGCGGATACTTCCACCATCGGAGCCGTCGTCACTGCCGGTGGACTGTGGCTTGGCAGCCTGGCCGTGGCCCTGGGAGCCGCGGCGGGGCTGGGGGCCGCCGCCGTCGTCCACGTGGTCCGTTCCACCGGTTCCGCCCGGCTCGCCGGCCTGCACCCGGACCTCCTCCTGACCGCCATGGCCATGGCCATGGGCTTGGGCGCCTGCGTGCTGGCAGCATTGGTCCCGGCGCGCCAGGTGTCGCGGCAGGCCGTGCTGGGTGCGCTCAAATCCGGGCGGGCGCCAGCGCCCACGGGGCGCCGCACCACCGTGGCCGGCGTCGTCGCACTGGCACTTGCCGCAGGGCTGTTGGCGGCAGGCTGGCTTCTCAGCGGTTCCACGAACGATCCCGACCAGCGGGCGGAGCAACTGCCGGTGGTGGTCACCCTGCTGATCGCGGGGGCGGTGACCGCAGTGGCGGGCCTGGTCATGCTGACCGGATGGCTGATCGTCCGGCTGACGTCCCGGACGCACTGGCTGTCCCTCTCCCTCCGGATGGCGGCACGGGACTCTGCGCGGAACCGCGGCCGCAGTGTGCCGGCGGTAGCGGCAGTGCTGGCGGCAGCCACCCTGGCAAGCGCCGCCCTGGTGCTGTCAGCCAGCCAGCAGGCGGGACTGCGGGACTCGCATTACTGGGGCGCGTTGGAAAACCAGGCGTACCTGCCGCTCACGGGGGATCAGCCCCTCGCTGCTGATGGCAGCATGCGGCCCCCGGTCGACATCGACGCCGGGGTGCTCTCGGCAGCGGTGGCTGATGCCCTGGGCACGGTGGAGTGGACCCACCCCTTGACCGCTCCGGCAGGCCTGCGGAACTGCCCCGAGGGTCCCGCCGATCCAGGCCTGCCGGCACTGACGGATACCTCTAACTGCCTCGTGTTTTCGCTTGCCCGGCCACAGGCCAACGAGTGCCCTACGACGCCCAAGGGACGGGTGGTGGATCCGGCCGACTGGCGGTGCCGCGGTTCCATGGTCAATGAACAGCCCTCCGGGCGCGCAATCCTGGTGGGCGGCGCGGACGACATCCTGGCAGCACTGGGCCGCGACCCCTCTGCGGAGTCCTTGGCGGTGCTGGACGCCGGTGGGATGGTGGTGACCAACCCCGTCTTCGTCGATGATGGAACGGTCCTGCTGGAGGGGAAAGATGTGAGGAGGCAGGGTGCCGGACCCGCAGGGCCGGGGACGATGCCCTCGACGGTGAGGAGCGCCTCCCTGGCCGCAGCGGTGCTCGAGCCGGTGGTCCCGGTCCCTTACTTCGGCGTTGTCTCGCCGGCGACCGCCGCACGCCTGGAGCTCCACGCAGAACCCGCCGGACTGCTGGTTCAACTGGCGAAGTATCCGTCGGAGGCTGAGGCGGATGCAGCCTCCGCTGCCATCGCGGCCGTCTACCGGCAACCCGGCATGGACTTCCGGGCCGAGCAAGGCATTTCGCAGGGCAGCCAGTGGATGACCTGGTCCATTGTGGCCGCGGCGGCCCTCATCACGTTCAGCGCAGCGGGCATCACCACCGGCCTCTCCCTGGCCGATGCCCGTACGGACCATGCCACCCTTGCCGGGGTGGGCGCATCACCTCGGCTGCGCAGGGCACTGGCAGGTTCCCAGGCGCTGTTCACCAGCGGCGTCGGCGCTGTGCTGGGAGCGCTGGCCGGGATGGTGCCCGCGCTCCTGCTGGTCCTGTCCACGGACATGCGGACGGCGGTGGAGATTCCGTGGCTGCACCTCCTGGCCCTCGTGATGGCCGTACCGGTAACGGGCGCGGTACTTGCCTGGACCTTTACCCCTTCCGGCCTGCCCTTGTCCCGGCGCAGCCTGGCCTAG
- a CDS encoding ABC transporter ATP-binding protein, whose amino-acid sequence MSVQGPQQVLELAKVGRTFGEGATAVAALRGVDLTICAGEFVAVMGPSGSGKSSLLALAGGLDRPTSGAVFVESTPLAGLGLNELARLRRRAVGYVFQDFNLVPTLTAGENVALPLELDGTSARKAHRQAADALRQVGIPELTHRFMDQMSGGQQQRVAIARAIVGKRRLILADEPTGALDSTTGQGVMEVLRARADAGAAVMLVTHEARHAAWADRVVFLRDGRIIDQAAAMHDPTMLLTQAGL is encoded by the coding sequence GTGAGCGTGCAGGGGCCGCAGCAGGTCCTTGAACTCGCCAAGGTTGGCAGGACCTTCGGGGAAGGCGCGACGGCGGTCGCAGCCCTCCGCGGCGTCGACCTCACCATCTGCGCGGGGGAGTTCGTCGCAGTGATGGGGCCGTCGGGCTCCGGCAAGTCCTCGCTCCTGGCCCTTGCCGGCGGACTGGACCGGCCGACGTCGGGGGCGGTCTTCGTCGAGTCCACGCCCCTGGCGGGGCTGGGCTTGAACGAACTGGCCCGCCTGCGCCGCCGCGCAGTCGGCTACGTTTTCCAGGACTTCAACCTGGTCCCCACGTTGACTGCCGGCGAAAACGTGGCGCTGCCGCTGGAGCTGGACGGAACATCCGCGAGGAAGGCGCACCGGCAAGCCGCCGATGCGCTCCGGCAGGTGGGCATCCCGGAACTCACGCACCGTTTCATGGACCAGATGTCCGGCGGCCAGCAGCAGCGCGTGGCCATCGCCCGGGCCATCGTGGGCAAACGGCGGCTGATCCTGGCGGACGAGCCCACCGGTGCGCTGGATTCGACAACGGGACAGGGGGTCATGGAGGTGCTGCGCGCCAGGGCCGACGCCGGGGCCGCCGTCATGCTCGTCACCCACGAGGCCCGGCACGCCGCCTGGGCAGACCGGGTGGTCTTCCTGCGCGACGGACGCATCATCGACCAGGCGGCAGCCATGCACGACCCCACGATGCTGCTGACGCAGGCCGGACTCTAA
- a CDS encoding PadR family transcriptional regulator, whose product MSIRHSLLALLQDQPRYGYQLRVEFENRTGATWPLNIGQVYTTLDRLERDSLVAKEGDDGEGHVVYSITPAGKAEVRSWFAAPVERNNPPRNELAIKLALAVTLPGVDVQAIIQAQRVASIRALQDYTKARRDTAANQRATDTAWLLVLDSLIFQTEAEVRWLDLCEARMVQQAQAAATGPARKTSNGATEDAPLSADSRR is encoded by the coding sequence ATGTCCATTCGCCACAGCCTCCTCGCCCTGCTGCAGGACCAGCCGCGTTACGGCTACCAGCTGCGGGTCGAGTTCGAGAACCGTACCGGAGCCACGTGGCCCCTGAATATCGGCCAGGTGTACACAACCCTGGACCGGCTGGAACGCGACTCCCTGGTGGCCAAGGAAGGCGACGACGGCGAGGGCCATGTGGTGTACAGCATCACCCCTGCCGGCAAAGCGGAGGTGCGGAGCTGGTTCGCTGCCCCCGTGGAGCGGAACAACCCGCCCCGCAATGAGCTCGCCATTAAGCTCGCGCTCGCCGTCACCCTGCCCGGGGTCGACGTGCAGGCCATCATCCAGGCCCAGCGGGTGGCGTCTATCAGGGCCCTGCAGGACTACACCAAGGCTCGGCGCGACACGGCAGCGAACCAGCGGGCCACGGATACCGCCTGGCTCCTGGTGCTGGACTCCCTGATCTTCCAGACCGAAGCGGAAGTCCGCTGGCTTGACCTCTGTGAAGCCAGGATGGTCCAGCAGGCGCAAGCCGCCGCGACGGGGCCGGCCCGGAAGACGTCCAACGGGGCCACGGAAGACGCCCCGCTCAGCGCGGACAGCCGCCGGTGA
- a CDS encoding NAD(P)H-quinone oxidoreductase, producing the protein MKAVYILEPGGPEVLEVRDVDAPVPGQGEVLIDVVAAGLNRADVQQRRGFYPPPPGASEVPGLEVSGRIAGFGPGVSKPFSLGDKVVALLAGGGYAQQVAVPAEQVLRVPEGVDLVTAAALPEVAATVYSNLIMTAQLQPGETVLIHGATGGIGTMAIQLAKAFGARVATTAGTDEKVSTAKAFLGADIAINYKEEDFPESLRRQNEGKGADVILDVVGAKYLQQNVDALADYGRLVVIGLQGGAKGELDLGLLLKKRAAVVATALRPRPVAEKGAIMTAVRDAVWPLVADGRIRPLVAKTFPMDQAGAAHRYFDSGDHVGKVLLVM; encoded by the coding sequence ATGAAAGCCGTCTACATTTTGGAGCCGGGCGGCCCGGAGGTGCTGGAAGTCCGGGACGTGGATGCCCCGGTCCCCGGCCAGGGTGAAGTCCTGATTGATGTGGTGGCGGCCGGACTCAACCGGGCCGACGTGCAGCAGCGCCGGGGGTTCTACCCGCCGCCGCCCGGCGCTTCCGAGGTTCCCGGCCTGGAGGTTTCCGGCAGGATCGCCGGTTTCGGCCCCGGCGTCAGCAAGCCCTTCTCGCTGGGGGACAAAGTGGTGGCTCTGCTGGCCGGCGGCGGCTACGCGCAGCAGGTGGCCGTCCCGGCCGAGCAGGTGCTGCGGGTGCCTGAGGGAGTGGATCTGGTCACCGCGGCAGCCCTCCCCGAGGTGGCCGCCACCGTCTACTCCAACCTGATCATGACGGCGCAGCTGCAGCCGGGCGAAACCGTCCTCATCCATGGCGCCACCGGCGGGATCGGCACCATGGCCATCCAGTTGGCCAAGGCATTTGGCGCCCGGGTGGCCACGACGGCCGGCACCGACGAAAAGGTCAGCACTGCCAAGGCGTTCCTCGGCGCGGACATCGCCATCAACTACAAAGAGGAAGACTTCCCGGAGAGCCTTCGGCGCCAAAACGAGGGCAAGGGCGCGGATGTCATTCTGGATGTGGTGGGGGCCAAATACCTCCAGCAGAATGTTGATGCCCTGGCTGATTACGGCCGCCTGGTGGTGATCGGCCTTCAGGGCGGGGCCAAGGGCGAGTTGGACCTGGGGCTGCTGCTGAAGAAGCGGGCTGCCGTGGTGGCCACCGCCCTGCGGCCAAGGCCGGTAGCGGAAAAAGGCGCCATCATGACCGCCGTGCGCGACGCTGTGTGGCCGCTGGTGGCCGACGGCAGGATCCGCCCGCTCGTCGCCAAAACCTTCCCCATGGACCAAGCAGGTGCGGCCCACCGCTACTTCGACAGCGGCGACCACGTCGGCAAGGTCCTCCTGGTCATGTAG